A section of the Streptomyces sp. SCL15-4 genome encodes:
- a CDS encoding amidohydrolase produces MPAADLVLTGARIRTLDPARPTATAVALRDGLIAAAGTADDVRDWRGPGTEVVDLHGAHVVPGLTDAHSHPVWGLDMATGTDLSGVTDLAGLRAALARAERIEGWVVGYGLDHNAFQGRPVHHELVADVLGGTPAFLRLYDGHSALANGPALAAAGVSGPRAFDQRAQVVCDASGRPTGHLVEHAAMDLVAAVLPRPSFGERRARLLELLSAMAATGLTGAHVMDGGDLDLVDAVARESVLPVRLRFAPWCMPGADADALRELIEAQGRGGRHWVVGGVKFFMDGTVEGGTAWLEHPDCHGQGTEAFWPDPHAYAEAVRVLHAAGVRTATHAIGDAAVRHVLDTVASLGPGGHGAHRIEHIETAPDELLPRFVELGVAASLQPPHTGYTRDDGTDEWSRRLGGDRAARAWRLRDLREAGATVALGSDWPIAHYDVRAVLATARRPRGAAAHRPGLTAAQALEGCTSHAAAAAGESAVAGRIAPGFRADLTALAVDPVHAPGDELTDAPVVLTVTGGQVTHQGPAGGGR; encoded by the coding sequence ATGCCCGCTGCCGATCTCGTCCTCACCGGCGCCCGGATCCGCACCCTCGACCCGGCCCGTCCCACCGCCACGGCCGTCGCCCTGCGCGACGGGCTGATCGCCGCCGCGGGGACGGCGGACGACGTCCGGGACTGGCGCGGCCCCGGCACCGAGGTCGTCGATCTGCACGGCGCGCACGTGGTGCCGGGCCTGACCGACGCGCACAGCCATCCGGTGTGGGGCCTGGACATGGCGACCGGCACCGATCTGTCCGGCGTCACGGACCTGGCCGGACTGCGCGCGGCGCTCGCCCGGGCCGAGCGGATCGAGGGCTGGGTGGTCGGCTACGGACTGGACCACAACGCGTTCCAGGGCCGCCCGGTCCACCACGAGCTGGTGGCGGACGTGCTGGGTGGCACGCCGGCCTTCCTGCGCCTGTACGACGGCCACTCCGCCCTCGCCAACGGCCCCGCGCTGGCCGCCGCCGGGGTGAGCGGGCCGCGCGCCTTCGACCAGCGCGCCCAGGTGGTGTGCGACGCCTCGGGCCGGCCCACCGGGCATCTGGTCGAGCACGCGGCGATGGACCTGGTCGCCGCCGTCCTGCCCCGGCCCTCGTTCGGCGAACGGCGGGCCCGGCTGCTGGAGTTGCTGTCCGCCATGGCCGCGACCGGGCTGACCGGCGCCCATGTGATGGACGGCGGGGACCTGGACCTGGTGGACGCGGTGGCCCGGGAGTCGGTGCTGCCGGTGCGGCTGCGGTTCGCGCCGTGGTGCATGCCGGGCGCGGACGCGGACGCCCTGCGGGAGCTGATCGAGGCGCAGGGCCGGGGCGGCCGGCACTGGGTGGTCGGCGGGGTCAAGTTCTTCATGGACGGCACCGTGGAGGGCGGCACGGCCTGGCTGGAGCACCCCGACTGCCACGGCCAGGGCACCGAGGCGTTCTGGCCGGACCCGCACGCGTACGCCGAGGCGGTCCGCGTTCTGCACGCGGCCGGGGTGCGCACCGCCACGCACGCCATCGGGGACGCGGCCGTCCGGCACGTCCTGGACACGGTGGCCTCGCTGGGGCCGGGCGGGCACGGCGCGCACCGGATCGAGCACATCGAGACCGCGCCCGACGAACTCCTGCCGCGCTTCGTCGAGTTGGGCGTCGCGGCCTCTCTGCAGCCGCCGCACACCGGTTACACGCGTGACGACGGCACCGACGAGTGGTCGCGCCGGCTGGGCGGCGACCGGGCCGCGCGCGCCTGGCGGCTGCGGGACCTGCGGGAGGCCGGGGCCACGGTCGCCCTCGGCTCGGACTGGCCGATCGCGCACTACGACGTGCGGGCGGTGCTGGCGACGGCCCGCCGGCCCAGGGGCGCCGCCGCGCACCGGCCGGGGCTCACCGCGGCGCAGGCGCTGGAGGGCTGCACCAGCCATGCGGCGGCGGCCGCCGGGGAGTCCGCCGTCGCCGGGCGGATCGCGCCCGGCTTCCGCGCCGACCTGACCGCGCTGGCCGTCGACCCCGTGCACGCGCCCGGCGACGAACTCACCGACGCTCCGGTGGTGTTGACGGTGACCGGCGGACAGGTGACGCACCAGGGGCCGGCCGGAGGAGGCCGGTAG
- a CDS encoding polysaccharide deacetylase family protein, producing MARHGGRGWYGRVIAAAVGVTAVAAVTSVWTAQAGQSGGGPAAADASARPAAPKAAAPVSPSIVHASDGGAHAVNITIDDGPDPVWTPQVLGLLRDNGVKATFCMVGPQAEAHPDLVRQVVAAGHRLCDHTVTHDTAMDHKSESYQARQILDAERQITKASGGVRPLYYRAPGGAFTPYSRKLAASHGMRPLGWNVDSKDFERPGSEAIIATVKGQLANGPTILFHDAGGDRSQTVVALRTLLPWLKEQGYSFGFPVR from the coding sequence ATGGCACGGCATGGCGGACGGGGTTGGTACGGCCGGGTGATCGCGGCGGCGGTCGGAGTGACGGCGGTGGCCGCCGTCACCTCGGTGTGGACGGCGCAGGCCGGGCAGAGCGGCGGCGGGCCGGCCGCAGCGGACGCCTCCGCCCGGCCCGCCGCGCCGAAGGCGGCGGCGCCCGTGTCCCCGTCCATAGTCCACGCGTCGGACGGCGGCGCGCACGCGGTCAACATCACCATCGACGACGGCCCGGACCCGGTCTGGACCCCGCAGGTGCTCGGGCTGCTGCGGGACAACGGCGTGAAGGCGACCTTCTGCATGGTCGGCCCCCAGGCGGAGGCCCACCCCGACCTGGTGCGCCAGGTGGTGGCCGCCGGTCACCGGCTGTGCGACCACACGGTGACGCACGACACGGCCATGGACCACAAGTCCGAGTCCTACCAGGCGCGGCAGATCCTCGACGCGGAGCGGCAGATCACCAAGGCGTCGGGCGGGGTGCGGCCGCTGTACTACCGGGCGCCGGGCGGGGCCTTCACGCCGTACAGCCGGAAGCTGGCGGCCTCGCACGGGATGCGGCCCCTGGGCTGGAACGTCGACTCCAAGGACTTCGAGCGGCCGGGCAGCGAGGCGATCATCGCGACCGTCAAGGGCCAGCTGGCCAACGGCCCCACGATCCTCTTCCACGACGCGGGCGGCGACCGCTCGCAGACGGTGGTGGCGCTGCGCACCCTGCTGCCGTGGCTGAAGGAGCAGGGCTACTCCTTCGGCTTCCCGGTGCGCTGA
- a CDS encoding phosphotransferase: MRDDVMAVVDRGAYPDAVTPWEREPWRAAVRDWVDGHLAERGLGVDGPLRVRLRPWSVLVRVPVTGQRAVWFKANPQSAAFEGPLTAALARWVPDQVLEPLAVDAGRGWSLLPDGGQLFRTVLEREPVDPREWESLLGQYAGMQHELVAHAAEIVHLGVPSARTADLPEVFDRLLTANPALGPDDRARLTALRPRLADWCAELAAVGIPDTLDHADLHDGQLLRPAPGRFTFFDWGDAAVTHPFCSLRVPAERARDHYGPEVLPRLLDAYLEPWTGNGRTTARLRRAAHLAWRLSALGRAASWGRMFPAAPGTAPGTAEGAAWLRELLNEPPFAG; this comes from the coding sequence ATGCGAGACGATGTTATGGCGGTCGTGGACCGTGGTGCCTATCCGGACGCGGTGACTCCGTGGGAGCGGGAGCCGTGGCGGGCGGCGGTGCGGGACTGGGTGGACGGGCACCTCGCCGAGCGCGGGCTCGGCGTGGACGGCCCGCTCCGCGTGCGGCTGCGGCCGTGGTCGGTGCTCGTCCGGGTGCCGGTCACCGGACAGCGGGCCGTCTGGTTCAAGGCGAATCCGCAAAGTGCCGCGTTCGAGGGCCCGCTGACCGCCGCCCTGGCCCGCTGGGTGCCGGACCAGGTGCTCGAGCCCCTGGCCGTCGACGCCGGGCGCGGCTGGTCGCTGCTGCCGGACGGCGGGCAGCTGTTCCGGACCGTGCTCGAGCGCGAGCCGGTCGACCCGCGCGAGTGGGAGTCACTGCTGGGCCAGTACGCCGGCATGCAGCACGAACTGGTGGCGCACGCCGCCGAGATCGTGCACCTGGGAGTGCCCTCCGCGCGGACCGCGGACCTGCCCGAGGTGTTCGACCGGCTGCTCACCGCGAACCCCGCGCTGGGCCCGGACGACCGCGCCCGGCTGACGGCCCTGCGGCCCCGGCTCGCCGACTGGTGCGCCGAACTGGCCGCCGTCGGCATCCCGGACACCCTCGACCACGCCGATCTGCACGACGGTCAGCTGCTCCGCCCGGCACCGGGCCGGTTCACCTTCTTCGACTGGGGCGACGCCGCCGTCACCCACCCGTTCTGCAGCCTGCGCGTGCCCGCCGAACGGGCCCGCGACCACTACGGCCCCGAGGTGCTGCCCCGGCTGCTCGACGCCTATCTGGAGCCGTGGACGGGCAACGGCCGCACGACGGCCCGGCTGCGGCGCGCGGCGCACCTGGCCTGGCGGCTGAGCGCACTGGGCCGGGCCGCCTCCTGGGGCCGCATGTTCCCCGCCGCTCCCGGTACCGCGCCGGGAACGGCGGAGGGCGCCGCGTGGCTGCGGGAACTGCTGAACGAACCGCCTTTCGCGGGCTGA
- a CDS encoding extracellular solute-binding protein encodes MKLSVRLAGFTALAAALATACAPQTSGTSSSGKDEKTGTLRVWLFQEVDNQPKQRVVDAVLADFEKAHQGADVTVEYIPVETRAQRVKAAFNDPKSAPDVIEYGNTDTAGYVKDGGLADVTREFAAWNESRDTDPTARRSVTVDGKVYGAPYFVGIRALYYRTDVFRELGLRVPRTQAELLSTAKRVRAERPDLYGLAVGGAYTYGALPFLWANGGDLATEKSGAYASALAGPAARKGIEAYTSLFGDDNCPAAKCASMTGNDTVTAFAAGKAAMAIGGDFSHAAVDAGKAKGKYAVVPLPGVRAGSIAPAFAGGNNIGVLKSTSHRTLAVDLMKRLASKKTQGRLFDAMGFLPTFTDVREQAAAKEPFVKPFVDTLAAGTKFVPVTPAWAQIDSSLVLPTMFQEIVSGRKDVADASADAAKKMDDAFGSAG; translated from the coding sequence ATGAAGCTGTCCGTCCGTCTCGCCGGGTTCACCGCGCTCGCCGCCGCCCTGGCCACCGCCTGCGCTCCCCAGACCTCCGGCACCTCCTCCTCCGGCAAGGACGAGAAGACCGGCACCCTGCGGGTCTGGCTCTTCCAGGAGGTCGACAACCAGCCCAAGCAACGCGTCGTCGACGCGGTCCTCGCCGATTTCGAGAAGGCGCACCAAGGCGCCGACGTCACCGTCGAGTACATCCCGGTCGAGACCCGCGCCCAGCGGGTCAAGGCCGCCTTCAACGACCCGAAGTCCGCGCCGGACGTCATCGAGTACGGCAACACCGACACCGCCGGATATGTGAAGGACGGCGGACTCGCCGACGTCACGCGGGAGTTCGCCGCCTGGAACGAGTCCCGGGACACCGACCCCACGGCCCGGCGGTCGGTCACCGTGGACGGCAAGGTGTACGGGGCGCCGTACTTCGTCGGCATCCGGGCGCTGTACTACCGCACCGACGTGTTCCGCGAACTCGGGCTGCGCGTACCGCGAACACAGGCCGAGCTGCTCTCCACCGCGAAGCGGGTCCGCGCCGAGCGCCCCGATCTGTACGGCCTCGCCGTCGGAGGCGCCTACACCTACGGCGCGCTGCCGTTCCTGTGGGCCAACGGCGGTGACCTGGCCACCGAGAAGAGCGGTGCGTACGCCTCCGCGCTCGCCGGCCCGGCCGCCCGCAAGGGCATCGAGGCGTACACCTCCCTCTTCGGCGACGACAACTGTCCCGCCGCCAAGTGCGCGAGCATGACCGGCAACGACACGGTGACCGCGTTCGCCGCGGGCAAGGCCGCCATGGCGATCGGCGGGGACTTCAGCCACGCCGCCGTGGACGCCGGGAAGGCGAAGGGGAAGTACGCGGTGGTGCCGCTGCCCGGAGTCAGGGCCGGCTCGATCGCGCCGGCGTTCGCGGGCGGCAACAACATCGGTGTGCTGAAGAGCACGTCGCACCGCACGCTCGCCGTGGACCTGATGAAGCGGCTCGCCTCGAAGAAGACACAAGGGCGGCTCTTCGACGCGATGGGCTTCCTGCCGACCTTCACGGACGTACGCGAACAGGCCGCCGCCAAGGAGCCGTTCGTGAAGCCGTTCGTGGACACGCTCGCCGCCGGCACCAAGTTCGTACCGGTCACGCCCGCCTGGGCGCAGATCGACTCCTCGCTGGTGCTGCCGACCATGTTCCAGGAGATCGTCAGCGGCCGGAAGGACGTGGCGGACGCCTCGGCGGACGCGGCGAAGAAGATGGACGACGCGTTCGGGTCCGCGGGATGA
- a CDS encoding TetR/AcrR family transcriptional regulator: MGRPRTPLLDRERITTTALRLIDETGDFTVPRIARGLGVQTGSVYHHVDGRDGIVELLREHVCAAIDPATLDLTPWDAAMEAWARSYRAAFAAHPRVIPLLMTSPVRAPRVLAQYERAVGLLLAAGFDPAGIMPLIVALENLVLGSALDLAAPEAMWELADGTPTPRLAEALAAAGDGRADRAFEVGLTAFLNHARALRESR, from the coding sequence ATGGGACGGCCGCGCACACCGCTCCTCGACCGCGAGCGCATCACCACCACCGCGCTCCGGCTCATCGACGAGACCGGCGACTTCACCGTGCCGCGGATCGCCCGCGGGCTCGGCGTACAGACCGGCTCGGTGTACCACCACGTGGACGGCCGCGACGGCATAGTGGAGCTGCTGCGCGAGCACGTCTGCGCAGCCATCGACCCGGCCACCCTGGACCTGACCCCGTGGGACGCGGCCATGGAGGCGTGGGCGCGTTCCTACCGGGCCGCGTTCGCCGCCCACCCGCGGGTGATCCCGCTGCTCATGACCTCGCCCGTCCGCGCGCCCCGCGTCCTCGCCCAGTACGAACGCGCGGTGGGCCTCCTGCTCGCGGCCGGCTTCGACCCGGCCGGGATCATGCCGCTGATCGTCGCCCTGGAGAACCTGGTGCTGGGCTCGGCCCTCGACCTGGCCGCCCCCGAGGCCATGTGGGAACTGGCCGACGGCACTCCCACCCCGCGCCTCGCCGAGGCCCTCGCGGCGGCGGGCGACGGCCGCGCCGACCGCGCTTTCGAGGTGGGACTGACGGCGTTCCTGAACCACGCGCGGGCCCTGCGGGAGAGCCGGTAG
- a CDS encoding carbohydrate ABC transporter permease, with protein MRRTTDAAPAPEGAAAVAAAARDRTRSARRARTGARTTLPSSGHRRGPGPRGGWTPWLYLAPALVVLGGLLVYPVYQLGLISFLEYTQAQVSGGEPSRFRGLANYTDLFADDQFGQVLLATVGFAAACVAGTLAVGCALAVLLTRVRALPRLALLLAALGAWATPTITGSTVWLFLFDPDFGPVNRLLGLGDFSWTYGRYSAFLLVLLEVVWCSFPFVMITVYAGIRAVPGEVLEAAALDGASQWRIWRSVLAPMLRPILGIVTVQSVIWDFKVFTQIYVMTGGGGIAGQNLVLNVYAYQKAFASSQYSLGSAIGVVMLLLLLAVTLGYLRLLRRQGEEL; from the coding sequence ATGAGGCGGACGACGGACGCGGCACCCGCGCCGGAAGGGGCCGCGGCGGTGGCCGCCGCAGCGCGCGACCGTACGCGGAGCGCGAGGCGGGCCCGGACCGGCGCGCGGACAACCCTCCCGTCCTCCGGACACCGCCGCGGGCCCGGCCCGCGCGGCGGCTGGACCCCCTGGCTCTATCTCGCGCCCGCCCTCGTCGTCCTCGGCGGACTACTGGTCTACCCCGTCTACCAGCTCGGGCTGATCTCGTTCCTGGAGTACACCCAGGCCCAGGTCAGCGGCGGCGAACCGAGCCGCTTCCGGGGCCTGGCCAACTACACCGACCTGTTCGCCGACGACCAGTTCGGGCAGGTGCTGCTGGCGACGGTCGGCTTCGCGGCGGCCTGTGTGGCAGGCACCCTGGCGGTGGGCTGCGCGCTCGCCGTCCTGCTCACCCGTGTCCGCGCGCTCCCCCGGCTCGCCCTGCTGCTGGCCGCGCTCGGGGCGTGGGCGACGCCGACGATCACCGGCTCCACGGTCTGGCTGTTCCTCTTCGACCCCGACTTCGGACCGGTCAACCGCCTCCTCGGGCTCGGCGACTTCTCCTGGACGTACGGCCGCTACAGCGCGTTCCTGCTGGTGCTGCTCGAAGTCGTGTGGTGTTCCTTCCCGTTCGTGATGATCACCGTCTACGCCGGCATCCGCGCCGTACCCGGCGAGGTGCTGGAGGCCGCCGCACTGGACGGCGCCTCGCAGTGGCGGATCTGGCGCTCGGTGCTGGCGCCGATGCTCCGGCCGATCCTCGGCATCGTCACCGTCCAGTCGGTGATCTGGGACTTCAAGGTGTTCACCCAGATCTACGTTATGACGGGCGGCGGAGGCATCGCCGGCCAGAACCTGGTCCTGAACGTCTACGCCTACCAGAAGGCGTTCGCGTCCTCGCAGTACAGCCTCGGTTCGGCCATCGGCGTCGTGATGCTGCTGCTCCTGCTGGCCGTCACGCTCGGGTATCTGCGGCTGCTCAGGCGCCAAGGGGAGGAACTGTGA
- a CDS encoding DUF6131 family protein: MIALGIILLIIGFVTGISILWTIGIILLVVGAILWILGSMGHAVGGRRHYW; encoded by the coding sequence ATGATCGCCCTCGGCATCATCCTGCTCATCATCGGCTTCGTCACAGGGATCTCGATCCTGTGGACTATCGGCATCATCCTGCTGGTGGTGGGAGCCATCCTGTGGATTCTGGGGTCCATGGGCCACGCGGTCGGCGGCCGCCGGCACTACTGGTAG
- a CDS encoding SDR family oxidoreductase → MTDQHGDRPDPVTQHARPDFPSQEQPHPGWTGPMDPPPDHGEESYRGSGRLDGRAAVITGGDSGIGRAVALAFAREGADVLFTHLDEEADEARETARLVEDAGRKAVAVSCDIRDEDNCRALIARAVDEFGRIDVLVNNAAYQMAQPDGIEAISTEQFDRVMRTNLYGMFWLTKFALPHIPAGGSVINTTSVQAYQPSPPLLDYAMTKGAIVTFTHGLAQMVAERGIRVNAVAPGPVWTPLIPATMPDTAEFGKQSPLGRPAQPAELAPAYVYLASPQASYITGEVLNATGGTPLP, encoded by the coding sequence GTGACGGACCAGCACGGTGACCGGCCCGATCCGGTCACCCAGCACGCCCGCCCCGACTTCCCCTCCCAGGAGCAGCCCCACCCGGGCTGGACCGGCCCCATGGACCCTCCGCCCGATCACGGCGAGGAGTCCTATCGGGGCTCCGGCCGGCTCGACGGCCGTGCGGCCGTGATCACGGGAGGGGACTCCGGGATCGGGCGGGCGGTGGCGCTCGCCTTCGCCCGCGAGGGCGCCGACGTGCTCTTCACGCATCTCGACGAGGAGGCGGACGAGGCGCGCGAGACCGCCCGGCTGGTCGAGGACGCGGGACGCAAGGCGGTCGCCGTGTCCTGCGACATCAGGGACGAGGACAACTGCCGCGCCCTGATCGCGCGGGCGGTCGACGAGTTCGGCCGCATCGACGTCCTGGTCAACAACGCCGCCTACCAGATGGCCCAGCCGGACGGCATCGAGGCGATCAGCACCGAGCAGTTCGACCGGGTGATGCGGACGAACCTGTACGGCATGTTCTGGCTGACCAAGTTCGCCCTGCCGCACATCCCGGCCGGCGGCTCCGTCATCAACACCACGTCCGTACAGGCGTACCAGCCGAGCCCGCCCCTGCTGGACTACGCGATGACCAAGGGTGCCATCGTCACGTTCACCCATGGGCTGGCCCAGATGGTCGCCGAGCGCGGCATCCGGGTCAACGCGGTCGCGCCGGGCCCGGTGTGGACGCCGCTGATCCCCGCGACCATGCCCGACACCGCCGAGTTCGGCAAGCAGAGCCCGCTCGGCCGCCCGGCCCAGCCCGCCGAGCTGGCCCCCGCCTACGTCTACCTCGCCTCGCCGCAGGCGAGCTACATCACCGGCGAGGTCCTCAACGCGACCGGCGGCACCCCGCTGCCCTGA
- a CDS encoding carbohydrate ABC transporter permease, with amino-acid sequence MTLLRLRVRRPWRLAAEASALLVAAVVAFPLYWMVLGALRPAGEIESTEPRPWTSSPTLDSFRRVFQQHDFGRYFVNSLLVAGSVVLASALIAFLAATAVTRFRFRFRTTLLIMFLVAQMVPVEALAIPLFFLMRDFGLLNTLGSLILPHIAFSLPFAVWMLRGFVRAVPESLEEAAYLDGASRARFLWRILLPLVLPGLVATSVFSFISAWNDFLFAKSFIISDTSQSTLPMALLVFYKPDDPDWGGVMAASTVMTIPVLVFFVLVQRRLVSGLGGAVKD; translated from the coding sequence GTGACCCTTCTACGCCTTCGGGTACGGCGTCCCTGGCGGCTGGCCGCCGAGGCGAGCGCGCTCCTCGTCGCCGCGGTCGTCGCCTTCCCCCTGTACTGGATGGTGCTCGGCGCCCTCAGACCGGCCGGCGAGATCGAGTCCACCGAGCCGCGGCCCTGGACGTCCTCCCCCACCCTGGACTCCTTCCGGCGCGTGTTCCAGCAGCACGACTTCGGCCGGTACTTCGTCAACAGCCTCCTCGTCGCGGGCAGTGTCGTCCTCGCGTCCGCGCTGATCGCGTTCCTCGCCGCGACCGCCGTGACGCGTTTCCGGTTCCGCTTCCGGACCACCCTGCTGATCATGTTCCTGGTGGCCCAGATGGTGCCGGTGGAGGCACTGGCCATCCCGTTGTTCTTCCTGATGCGGGACTTCGGCCTGCTGAACACGCTGGGTTCGCTGATCCTGCCGCACATCGCCTTCTCGCTGCCGTTCGCGGTGTGGATGCTGCGGGGGTTCGTACGGGCCGTCCCGGAGTCACTGGAGGAGGCCGCGTATCTCGACGGCGCGAGCCGCGCCCGGTTCCTGTGGCGGATCCTGCTCCCGCTCGTCCTGCCGGGCCTGGTGGCCACGAGCGTGTTCTCCTTCATCTCCGCCTGGAACGACTTCCTGTTCGCCAAGTCCTTCATCATCAGCGACACGTCGCAGTCGACCCTGCCGATGGCGCTCCTGGTCTTCTACAAACCCGACGATCCGGACTGGGGCGGCGTCATGGCGGCGTCCACGGTGATGACGATCCCGGTCCTGGTCTTCTTCGTGCTGGTCCAGCGGCGGCTGGTGTCGGGCCTGGGCGGGGCGGTGAAGGACTGA
- a CDS encoding APC family permease, which produces MSVSTTELPEEDAPSDAPGLRSGTLGTADIAFFVVSAAAPLTVMAGVAPLAILLGGVGAPVGYLLAGLTLAVFAVGFTTMSRHVTSGGAFYAYITRGLGRPAGVGAALLALVGYNGMEIGVYGLLATTTRDTLHTLSGTDVPWLPVSLAGLVLIGYGGYRSIDFGAKVLGVLLVAETGILVLLAGGVLVRGGAHGLSLASFAPAHVFVPGTAAVLAFAFAAFTGFESTVIYRREARDPARTVPRATYAAVGFLGLFYAFVVWIAVQAFGDDRVVRAAGQDPAGLFFTAITTYVGGWAAGLMHVFIVTSVIASLLAFHNAINRYVLALAEEGVLPRRLGRVHPRHRSPYLAGLAQTVLGAVVVLAFRAAGADPYQQLLLWVNTPGMIGLLLLQLLAAVAVFRYFRRTGHAEGRVRTVVAPLLAAALLTTAIVLVVTHIDLFTSAPLAVNVVLVAAAPVVFALGLPLAWWLRRNRPRVYATFGTEPTE; this is translated from the coding sequence ATGTCCGTGAGCACCACCGAACTCCCGGAGGAGGACGCGCCGTCCGACGCGCCCGGCCTCCGGTCCGGCACCCTCGGCACGGCCGACATCGCCTTCTTCGTCGTCTCCGCCGCCGCGCCGCTGACCGTGATGGCCGGAGTCGCGCCGCTCGCCATCCTGCTGGGCGGCGTGGGCGCGCCGGTCGGCTATCTGCTGGCCGGGCTGACCCTCGCCGTCTTCGCCGTCGGCTTCACCACCATGAGCCGCCATGTCACCAGCGGCGGCGCGTTCTACGCGTACATCACCCGGGGTCTCGGCCGCCCGGCCGGGGTCGGCGCCGCCCTGCTCGCCCTGGTCGGCTACAACGGCATGGAGATCGGTGTCTACGGTCTCCTCGCCACCACCACCCGTGACACCCTGCACACCCTGTCCGGCACCGACGTGCCCTGGCTGCCGGTGTCCCTGGCCGGCCTCGTCCTGATCGGCTACGGCGGTTACCGCTCGATCGACTTCGGCGCCAAGGTCCTCGGGGTGCTGCTGGTGGCCGAGACCGGGATACTCGTGCTGCTCGCGGGCGGGGTGCTGGTGCGGGGCGGCGCGCACGGACTCTCCCTGGCCTCGTTCGCCCCGGCCCATGTGTTCGTGCCGGGCACGGCGGCCGTGCTCGCCTTCGCGTTCGCCGCGTTCACCGGCTTCGAGTCGACGGTCATCTACCGCCGCGAGGCCCGTGACCCCGCGCGCACGGTCCCGCGCGCCACCTACGCGGCCGTCGGCTTCCTCGGCCTGTTCTACGCGTTCGTCGTGTGGATCGCCGTCCAGGCGTTCGGCGACGACCGGGTCGTCCGGGCCGCGGGGCAGGACCCGGCCGGGCTCTTCTTCACCGCGATCACCACCTATGTGGGCGGCTGGGCGGCCGGGCTGATGCACGTCTTCATCGTCACCAGCGTCATCGCCTCGCTGCTCGCCTTCCACAACGCCATCAACCGCTACGTGCTCGCCCTGGCCGAGGAGGGCGTACTGCCCCGCCGGCTCGGCCGCGTCCACCCCCGGCACCGCTCCCCGTACCTCGCGGGCCTGGCGCAGACCGTCCTCGGCGCCGTGGTCGTCCTCGCTTTCCGGGCCGCCGGCGCCGACCCGTACCAGCAGCTCCTGCTGTGGGTGAACACCCCGGGAATGATCGGTCTGCTGCTGCTCCAACTGCTGGCCGCGGTCGCCGTGTTCCGCTACTTCCGGCGGACGGGGCATGCCGAGGGCCGGGTGCGCACGGTGGTGGCGCCACTTCTCGCCGCCGCCTTGCTGACGACCGCGATCGTGCTGGTGGTCACCCACATCGACCTGTTCACCTCCGCGCCCCTGGCCGTGAACGTCGTGCTCGTCGCCGCGGCGCCCGTCGTCTTCGCGCTCGGCCTGCCGCTGGCGTGGTGGCTGCGCCGCAACCGGCCGCGCGTGTACGCCACGTTCGGCACCGAACCCACCGAATGA
- a CDS encoding SGNH/GDSL hydrolase family protein has product MLMPSMRRVLTATSAALGALALGLAAVPAQAGTSLDYAALGDSYSAASGVLPVDLGSPLCLRSTANYPHAVAARTGARLTDVTCGAAQTKHFTESQYPGVAPQADAVTADTDLVTLTIGGNDNGTFINAVTSCGAAGVFSGGKGSPCKDKYGTSFDDEIDAKTYPALKAALGAVRAKAPNARVAVLGYTWITPATADPSCFVKLPIAAGDVPYLHSLQAHLNTVVQRAAEESGATYVDFAEASAGHDACQPAGTRWIEPLLFGQNIVPVHPNALGERRMADRTLSVLGLG; this is encoded by the coding sequence ATGCTCATGCCATCCATGCGCCGTGTCCTCACCGCGACGTCCGCGGCCCTCGGTGCCCTGGCCCTGGGACTCGCCGCGGTCCCCGCCCAGGCCGGCACGTCCCTGGACTACGCCGCCCTCGGGGACAGCTACAGCGCCGCGTCCGGTGTGCTGCCCGTCGACCTCGGCAGCCCGCTCTGTCTCCGGTCCACCGCGAACTACCCCCACGCCGTCGCCGCCCGGACCGGCGCCCGGCTGACGGACGTCACCTGCGGCGCCGCCCAGACCAAGCACTTCACCGAGTCCCAGTACCCCGGCGTCGCCCCGCAGGCCGACGCCGTCACCGCGGACACCGACCTGGTGACGCTGACCATCGGCGGCAACGACAACGGCACCTTCATCAACGCCGTGACCTCCTGCGGCGCCGCGGGCGTCTTCAGCGGCGGCAAGGGCAGCCCGTGCAAGGACAAGTACGGCACGTCCTTCGACGACGAGATCGACGCCAAGACCTACCCGGCGCTGAAGGCCGCGCTCGGCGCCGTCCGCGCCAAGGCCCCCAACGCCCGCGTGGCCGTGCTCGGCTACACGTGGATCACGCCCGCGACCGCCGACCCGTCCTGCTTCGTCAAGCTGCCCATCGCCGCCGGCGACGTGCCCTACCTGCACTCCCTCCAGGCCCACCTCAACACCGTGGTCCAGCGCGCCGCCGAGGAGTCCGGAGCCACCTACGTGGACTTCGCCGAGGCCTCCGCCGGGCACGACGCCTGCCAGCCGGCCGGGACCCGCTGGATCGAGCCGCTGTTGTTCGGGCAGAACATCGTCCCGGTCCACCCCAACGCCCTCGGCGAGCGGCGCATGGCCGACCGCACCCTGAGCGTCCTCGGCCTCGGCTGA